One Rhinolophus ferrumequinum isolate MPI-CBG mRhiFer1 chromosome X, mRhiFer1_v1.p, whole genome shotgun sequence genomic window, gacctcaccctgtgtatctcttcatttggctgtttgtctgtatcctttatcatatcctttaataaactggtaaacgtGTTTCCCTGAGTCTTTGAGCTGCCCATGCTGattaatcaaacctgaggagggggGTCATGGGAACTTCTGAGTTGTAGCCACAACTTTTGTTGGTAGCCTGGGGACCTACTACTTGCAGTTGGCACTGGCATCAGTGTgggagcagtcttgtgggactgagcccttaacctgtggggtctgacactatctccaggtagctagtgtcagaattgagttacattgtaggacacccagctggtgtcacagaattgCTGGGTATGGGGGAAAACCTCCTCACAAgtggtgaccagaagtgtcagaagtaaAGTGTTCTATGTGAATGTAGTAGTTGTATGAGTAGTACAGGAAACACAGGTTGAAAACTAGGTTTTCCTGAACACAGACCCACTGTATCCATTTCTAATAATACCCTATGGATATATTTgcacatgaataaaatattttatgtacataaacTTAACTACAAGTTTACTTACTatggtattatttataatagcaaaattcCGGCAACagcttaaatgtccatcaataagaggcagattaaatgaattatggtaCTGACTTAGCATGTATTATCAACCAAGATAGAGAACAGTGTGTAAGCATGCTCTTACTTGTTGAAAAAATTCATATGTAGATGCATAAAGTAATATCTTAGAAGAATACAGGAGAAACTAATAATATTGGCTGCCTTTGGGGAGGGAAATTGGTTGGCTTGAGGACAGAAGTGAGGACACTTTTCACTCTATATACCCTTATGTACCATTTAAATGCTCAATCACAAGAATAATACCTATTCAAACAttaaacattcatatatatatatatatatatacatatgtgtgtgtatatatatatatatatatatatatatgtttttactGTTCAAGAGGCaattaatgagaaaaatctcaattttGTAAAGCAAAAATTATGCAGGCCACATTCTTTGACCACTGTGCAATAAAGCTAGAAACAAATGCAAACTCTCACTGTCCTCAGCACGGGCCCCAGTCCTGCCTAAACTTGGAACTTCCAGAGTTCAATCAAATTTATCACAGAGGCCTTCTAACTTGGTCAAGTCCCATGctcattttttattccttcacCGGAGACTAGTGAAGAAAGAGGCCAATCATAAGTCCAGATTCTAACACTATTGAGCCCTATTTCAGAAAGTCTTGTTTAATAAGCTTTCTAAACACAGCTACGTGACTGAGATCTTGATCCATCTCTCAGGATGAGAGGGCCTGGCAGAGAGTGTGGCCCAAGCACCAAAAGGTTGCCATGAAACTCATGCCTCCTCTCCCCTTAACAGTCAGTTGCCACAAGGTGATCAAGAGGTCACTTCCCCACTTGCCTATACTGTATCTCATTTATAGGGGAGGAGACATACAGATAGCTGGAGATGGGCCCTCAAATATCCACAGGTAAACATACCCTCTTATTGTATATCTTTCCCTCTTCACCTCAACAGTGTAGATCAGAATGGATAATCATGTGATGTCACAGACGTCTCACTGGTAACATAAGATAGGATGCTAACTGTTGTAGCAGgcaaaaactgttttaaaatttgaattgtaAAGAATTgaatgactctgtgtgtgtgtgtgtgtgtgttttagtacactaaattaaaattttctaacatAAGCCTTTGAAATTAAGATATATAAACTCCAGAAATATGGTTAATACCTGATCAATTTTCAGACATTCTGAGTAGATGGTCTTctatttaaatgtacatatattgtacacacacacacacacacacacacacacatatatatatgtgaaaggaaaaaactgtattaaaattgtaataccggTATGGACTGAGTATgaggaaatttttattaattggCTTAAGTTTGATAATGATATTATGAGtatgtaggagaatgtccttattcttaggtGATGCATTGTGAAGTATTCGAGGGTGAAGTGACATGAAAtctgcaacttattttcaaatgggacagaaaataagtattataagagagagaaaacaaatatgacaaaagGTTAGCAACTGATTAACCTAAGTGGAGCCAGTATGGATGCTTATTGTGCTATATTCTTTGAACTTTCTGGatgcttgaaatttttcaaattgaaaaattagggaaaaggtttaaagtgaaaaaaacataaatttggagaaaataatagttaacatttttatgattatgCAATGGAGAAAATCTTTAAAGTATTATTCAGAAGCAAAAACTGTTCAGTTAAAGActcatagatttaaatataatacggggaatataatgaaaaatgttgtaaagactatgtagggtgtcagatgggtactagatttatcagggggatcacttcatagattatataaatgtttaaccagtGCACTGTagacatgaaactaatataaaataatattgaatgtcaactataaatatatatatatatatatatatacgtgtatatatatattcacgggatgtaaagtacagcatagggaatatagtcagtggtattgtaacagctatacacgatgtcagaggggtagtagactggggagttatgtgaggggtgtaaatgtctaatcattatgttgttttgtacacctgaaactaataataaaattttaagaaagactCATAGATTTAACTACATACAAAGGTAAACTTTTGAATCACAAACAAGTACCATAAACAAATGACACAAATGATAAACGGGAAAATATATGCAACGTATTGATAAAAAAAGTTGAATATCCTTATTCTATATTTTAGTTCttacaacagaaaagaaaaataaaagatttacacTCTGATAGAAAACTGTCTATGGGAATGAACAGAATTCAAAAAAGAAGGACAAAGATGAGAAGATATAGAATACCTAGTATTAACAATTGTTTGGTTGATGTTTCTCAGTCTTTATCAGAGTCATCTGAGATACTTGTTAAATATGTAGCTTTATAGTAATATGTTCCAACTCTAGATACCTTGTTCTAGCAACAGagatgtccaataaatatttgttgatagaaaaaaaaatgtagcttcCTGGACCTTACCTATTACCTACTGAATCTGGGTGATGAGGCCCAAGTTTCTGTATAATAAAAACACCCCAGGTGATTTGTATGTACACTATTTGGGAATGAAGGGTATGACTcaaaaattttccttctttcaatcTGTTTACATACTTTTGTCTCAAAAGAAATGCACAAAAACATAGCCCAGTCTTAGTGTCACCTCTTTACTCTTAGGTGAGTGCAAATTCCTTACGCAAATTCCTTAACCTCaggcaaatttcttaacctcttgGAACCTCTTTTTTCTCATTAGTATGATGTGGGTAATAACTACCTTGAAGGAGTGTTGTAAGGACTAGAGACACTATAAAGTGCCTGATACTGTGCTTGGCATATAATAGCTTTCTAATAAATGGtggttattattgtttttcatttagctCATAGTCTACTTTTAAACAGCCacaattctcttttttctctccaggtgtagaggaggaagaaactttcctttacCCTTACagttctgtggggacagagccaggagtgcagtttccaggctctcggcctcacgtggaaaggtgctggctcaggtagtaaatggccatcaactgtgattggatggccatcagctgtggctagttggccgtcagctgtaaccagtgagccattggccactaatataactgccatgggtATGCTAGCagcgaatgggggctagcaagaagatagtggctagcaagcgcggattgcagttaggacagtgggttgcggacagtgtggctcctgcttcctgtgtctccaacccaactgCCAGTGAGActagagtggtatgactcccctgtctgtggctccatgggtgttcctttttggcctcaccatatcctgcgttcttatgtggggagcgggacaggagaccccgcaggccgccccgcacgacaggttcttttggctggtctaataatcaaatagacatggacagattagcaagagaaaataaccaaaataaatacatttgtgtgTATGGGAACCCTACATAAATGAGAGAGTTGGAGAccccattgtggggacagagccccaaaaagcagtttccaggctctcggcctcacatagaaaggtgctggctcaggcagtaaatggccatcgactgtgatcaaatggccatcagctgtggctagttggccgtcagctgtaaccattgagccattgggcactaatataactgccgtggctaggctagcagaaaatgtgggctagcaagaagatggtggctgagcctgcaagcggcacagtgagggttgagaactgtgtggcttctgtttcctgtgtctccaacccagccgccagcgagagtatagtggtgtgactcccctacctatggctccatgggtgttcctttttggcctcaccatatcctgcattcttatgtggggagcgggagctgagacaccccaggccgcctcgcacgacacCATATGCATGAGAAGTTCAGGAATAGAAAGTTAAGATGAAGTATGTATGGCACTCTGAACTAAAGATGAGGTAAGGTACGTTGGGGGCTTCAAAAGGTCATTACAAGATAATAAGaaaagcagatgttcagtaattagcaGTTGGCCCTGCCTTGTAAGTGGGTCAAAAGAGGtcaaggcccctaattcaagttcATCTAAGTAGTTAAAGGAGGgtcagaagtttctcttgagcctaaAGCTAAAATTGCTTTTaggaggggccagcctggtggctcaggctgttggagctccgtgctcctaactctgaaggctgccaattcgattcccacatgggccagtgggctctcaaccacaaggttgccagttcaactcctcgagtcccgcaagggatggtgggctgagccccctgcaactagcaacggcaactgaacctggagctgagctgcgccctccacaactaagactgaaaggacaacaacttgaagctgaatggcaccctccacaactaagattgaaaggacaacaacttgacttggaaaaaagtcctggaagtacacactgttcccccaataaagtcctgttccccttccccaataaaaaaaaaaatcttaaaaaataaaataaaataaaattgcctttAATGCAAAATAATCTGCATACCACAGAAACACATCTTGGGGTGGCTTGTTCTGAGCCCTCACACAGGTGGcattatccttttcttcttttctgtgtgtgtgtctctctctctgtgttatAGCATTTTATGTATACTTGCCCAAAATTTGAAACAACCctgctatgggctgaattgtatccgcccaaaatatgttgaagtcttaacccccagaacctcagaatatgatcttatttggaaataaggttgttgcagatgtaattagttgagatgaggtcatactggagtagggtgagCCCCTAAtgtgactggtatccttataggaagagagaaatttggacacagatatgCACAAAGGGAGAACGGATGTGAAGACACTCTAGGGAAGATGGCTATGTGACCACAGTGATGCATCTACAACCCAGGAAACACCGAGGATTGCCAGCAACCCAGAAATTAGGAACAGGcaaggaaggatttttttcccctacaagTTTCAGAGGGGTCATGACCCTGCGGAGATCTTAATTTAGgccttctgacctccagaactgtgagaaagcagatttctgtcattttaagctacccagttttttggtattttgttacagcagctcttaaaaaattaatacaaacccaaatatccttcaacaggtgaatgtaaaaaaaaaaactgtggtacatccatacaatagaatacaacatggatgaatctcaaagacaTTATGGTAAGTAAAAGAAGGTGGTCTGCAGAGGTTAcatcctgtatgattccatttatgtgacgTTCTGTTAAAGGTAAGTCCATAGGAACAGAGAACAGATCAGCTTTTGGCCAGGGCTGGGATGGAGCCAGCGAATGACTATAAAGGAGAAGCATGAGGGAAATTTTTGTAGTTATAGAATTGCAATGTATCCTGATTGCGGTAGTGGTTACACGATGCATGTGTTAACACTAGTAGAACTGTATGTCCAAAGAGAGTTATTTTATGGTCTGCTAatttaggaattaaaaatatatatacatattatatatgtatgtataaattacatatatgtatccCCAAatctaaaaattactttaaaagaaattttccatCTCGGTTTCTGCCAGAAAGGCTGCTTTGTGGGGGCTCTGCCACACGAGGCCGTGTGTTCTGTGAGCCTGTTCTTCCATCTGTAAAAGAAAGGGATCTGTCCAGAGCAGTTGTTTTCATagcccacccctgccctgctccTCCACCCTCCAAATTGTATCCCTGGGCACTCCTTTTGTGGAAGTGGGAGTGCGGTGGGTTTGGAGAGAAAGGGCATTCAGACTTCACCAGGCTATTGACCCACAGGTCTGCATCAACTGAAGTAGTTGTGCTCTTGTCTCatgtattttttctctaaattccTTTGGATTAGAATAGCTGCTCCCAAGCCTGAGCCAGGTACCTGAGGAGCTTGAATAATCCTGGATTCCAGTGCCTACTTCTGAGGCCCACTCATTCGTTCCTTTGGCAAGTTCCCCCATGAATCCTGATGGCTCTTGGGATGCTGGCTCTTAATGGTCAGCAATTCTAAACAAGGCctttggtggtggtggcggtgggcTGGAATTGTGCTTCTCGCTTCTTGCTTGCACATGAATTAAACATAATGACATAATGGGAACTTTGAAAGGACTCTAAATCTAGGCTTCCTCTGAGGTAGGGCCCGAAAGAACCTTAAACCATTTGTTTTTATAGACAGAGTGAGTTTTTGAAAGAGCACTTTGTAGACAACAAAGGGCTGtgcacagatggggaaaatgCCATTGTGAGGATGAATGTGCTGACACTCATCCAGCAGGACCAAAGAGTATCATCAATAACAAGAGCTGCCctgggggcagccagttagctcagttggttagattgcAGTGCTTCGGCTGGATCCCCACATGgatcactgtgagctgcgtcctccacaactagattgagacaactgcttgacttggagctaatgggtcctggaaaaacacacttaaataaatttaaaaaaacaaaaacacaacaacaacaaaaaacagctgTGCTTTACTCCAGGCATGGAACCATTCATGTGCTAGGTCTCATACTAAAGAActcacaaccaccctgtgagAGACAGGCTGTCACTgctttgacaggtgaggaaacagggaCTCTGAGAGGTCCAAGGTCACAATGGGATGAGGTGTGAGGGGTGACTGTGCTGTGTCCTGGCCAGCAGCTCCAGCCTTCCAAGCCAAGGACCATGAGAGAGCCCTGAGGCCTGGCGTCAGGCCTGCTCTCTCTCTCAACACTTGCCCTGGAGAGGGGGATGATGTCCCTTTTCACAAAGGCTGGTGGGAGTCACCAAGGGCACCTTGAGACCTTGCCATCTAGTACAgcacttgaaaaaatatttttaaactttatatagtGTAATGGtttctttgaaaactattttatatgtaaatcCAATCTAAAAAAACCAGAGTTGGGCCACTGTGGTTGAAGGTATGGACAGGGGTAGATTCTCCTATACCTCCAGGGCTCCCAGACCGCCCCATGAAGTCCACTTATCCAGTAGGTTGGCACTTACTTTGAGAAGCGCAGGGTTTGCATGATGTCTAAGGCTCTGGCTTTGGGGTGGGAAGAACCAGGTGGGATTCTGGGGAACTCGCTCCTGGGTTAGTCAGCACTGGGCAGGGCCCAGATGCAGCTCCATCTGAGCTGGGCACCACCTTCCTCACCCTCCTCTCTGGCCAGGCCCCAGCAGCCATGACCAGCCACCCACAGGACCAGAAACATTGTCACCATCTTACATTCAGTGGATTTTATTCTTTACAGATAAGGGTCACTAAGCTAAAAATTCCAGCAGCCCTCCTTTTTTGCTTGCCCATCTAAAAGGCATTGGATTTTTTTTACTGACCAAAGTTCAGCGTTCACGTTTAGTGTTGGTATAGGATCTGTAGCAGATGTCAGGGGAGACCCAGATGGCTCATAGCATCAAATAGACTTCCTTCTCGTAGATGTCTGGGATCATACCCACTGGAGAATTGATCATGTTCACAGTGTTCTTGTTAAATAACTTAAATTCATACTGGATAAGCTGTTCCCAAAAGCCATTGTTGGGCCGGATGATAGGGTGGCACAACTTGGTCCAAGTGTGGGCTTCCAGCAGAGACATGTTGTGGTACTTCATGAGGAAGGCCAGGCAGAGAGTGGCGGAGGGGCTCACACCAGTGGCACAGTGGAGCAGTGTGCGGCCCTGTTTCATTTCCACGCTGTGAATGTAATCAGTGATAGGGTCAAAAAAATCGTAGAGGCGCCCACTAGGAGAATCGGCCACCGGTACCTTTAGGTATTGGATGTTCTCATAAAATGTGTTGGTCACCTCTATTGAGACATTGATGACAGTAGTGATGCAGTTGTTAGATAACATGAGTTTGTTGTTGGATGCCTCACTATTACTTATGTACAAGTTGTTGGTTATCTGGGAGAGGCCATGGATGAAGAAAGGCTGCTGGACAGCCACAGCCGAGAAAGGATGTGGACGTGTTGTCATCAAGGCGGCGGGGCAGCGGTTTCTCTGGGCTGGTTTTGGGGCACCACTCCCACTGGCGTGTTCAGGAAGTCTCTGGCCAAGGTCTGGGGGACAGAAGACTGGTCACTAGtcaccacccctccctgcccccaagcGTCACAATCCCCTGTTGTCCAGCCCACTGGTTTCCATGGCAATGGCAGATTGCCACAGGGAGGACTTGGCCTCCCAGCCAGGTCTTCAGAGAAACCCcagatctcttttctttttatctttccttataATTGTTTATGTTCCAATTCTTATgtctttcatgttttaaaatgttctgttacTAGATAtctattttatgtttcaattattgGATCACATTCCCTTTTTGTCTCTATTTAGACATACAAACAAAATATCTATGAATGcttctattttattaatgtcGCAGAACAGGGTTTAAACTTTTTCTACAAAGTAGAACTATCATATTTTAAGTTGGGGAACAGCATTTGGCTCATGTGATATGCTAATCTCCATAAACCTGCAGTGAGATATGGGTTTGGCTGGGCTTGGTGGGATGGCCTGATACTTCTTTGTTGATTGTACCCATACAATTATGCTCCTGCTTACAAACACATCAGGACTGATTTTAAGGGAACATTGCTAACTGGTATATATAGCCCTTTATGGTGAAGTTGGCCTGTGGTGCACAGTTTTGACTAATTTAGCTGTGTCACAGTTTATTTGTGCATACACCCCAAATGATTAATAACTTGATTCTATTTTATTACCTGAAATAACAGCTCAAATTATCTTGCCTAACTTCTTGAAAAAGAATGCCCACATGCTTTGtaaattaaaagtcatttttactACCACTGAAGGTCTCTCCTcagtaaagttaaaaattttggaACAAGTCAATGCTACATCATAATTGggccaaaaataaattttaaaaatgttacctgAGATTTGTGTTTCCTCTCAGGTAAGATTTTTGTAGAATTAGACTCAAATATCAACAGAACTATAActtaaaacaaattcttttacAGAGCAGCTAATAGATGCATGACTTCACATTCACTCCTCATCATTATGGGCTGTGTGCAAAGTTGTACTGTGACTATGAGCAGGAATGAAATTGATGCCAGCCTCTTTATGAATAATCAAGGAAATgataatctcaaaaaaaaaaaaaaacacaggagacgtcatcaaaatggcagcgtgaggtgagcctctgtaaacctcccctggaatttacaactaatcgaacaactataactccacgaaggactccctgcacagcagacaggcaagacgaagaggcccactactgaattcaccaaaaggtgggtgAATCCAGCGAGCGTGGGTAGGAGGAAAGGGAGCAGTGCGGAGACGAAGCCGCGCACCTAGCTCAGtactccgagctcactgcatcccggaatcaagacagctgcaggagagggaagaactaggaCTGCTAAGGCTCCATttatgacccacagggctgaggggacagcatataacacggctgcacccaacactcacggcagagacctcggagaaaagactgagggaagaaggctgaagacagtggtttaagccctcactgccgagcagagaacggaagtcttaggcactgagactagccgctccctcctaccctcccagagcttgccccgcccccacctgcccagtgctagaagcggaagagtagcagagtcagatcaaaagaacagaatatttgctgctctgagaactgtggactgcaggcATGGATtcgcagcacaactagttccggcaaaggagaggtagctgtggaagcaggatcggctgtgctggtggtcgccaccattgctctgggccacctctcacaactcacgccacccctggccccacctatctgggcagatccctgcaaaagtaaacagaactgctgaaacatacgggctctgaatctggtgcaggaagagctttggaatttcaaaagctctccacatacccacacagacactgcgccctgtgacccaggcaaactattaacataGGAGAAgtccgtctcccagggaatctccccattgggtgagaagctggaatagtgcagaaaaaacatagcactaccatgtgagagagaaaaaaaggctgcagtaagagagaaaataaaacattctaccaacaagtactcgaaaacaaaagaaagacttcttcctatcaacctgttgcagaagccactcctgtagatgtctaggaagagaaataataaatcagtaattgccacgaataaccaaggcaacaagacagctcagaaagaaagtgaaagtctccagaaaaggaacttaaagatatggaaatatgtgacttaaatgacagagaattcaagattgcagttctgagaaaactcaatgagatgcaaggaaacacagaaaggcagtttaatgaactcagaaacacaatcaaagaacaacatgagcattttacaaaagagattgaaattttaaaaaagaactaaatagaaattctggagattaagaagtcaatggaagaaattaagaatgaaatagccagcttaggtagtagagttgaccagatggaggaaagaatcagtgacaatCAAAGATAGAAagctggaaatgacacggatggaagaagaaagagaattgagacttaaagaactgaaagaactctacaagaactttctgactacatcagaaagagcaatataagaataatgggcatatcagaaggagaagaaagagaagggaacagagaatatattcaaacaaattgtcgatgagaaattcccaaacatgtggacagaactggatcctgaaatccaagaagtaaatagaacacctaattacctcaatccca contains:
- the DUSP21 gene encoding dual specificity protein phosphatase 21, coding for MTTRPHPFSAVAVQQPFFIHGLSQITNNLYISNSEASNNKLMLSNNCITTVINVSIEVTNTFYENIQYLKVPVADSPSGRLYDFFDPITDYIHSVEMKQGRTLLHCATGVSPSATLCLAFLMKYHNMSLLEAHTWTKLCHPIIRPNNGFWEQLIQYEFKLFNKNTVNMINSPVGMIPDIYEKEVYLML